In Cryptomeria japonica chromosome 10, Sugi_1.0, whole genome shotgun sequence, a genomic segment contains:
- the LOC131051687 gene encoding uncharacterized protein LOC131051687: protein MLIWAETYLDLVLVPSGLLFLGVYHLYLLYRILKYPHSTAIGFDNDKKKIWVHKMMEDIPRNTEIALQVISSNISAATYLAALSISLSSLIGTIVGSSTTNSQSKILADEIIYGDRSTSVGSIKYASLLLCFLIAFMSQVQCIRYFTHVNFLISTPGSSVPAHYVEDAVIRGSNFWALGLRAYYFAFPLLLWVFGPIPMFSCSLGMVCFLYFLDSKDNPIPPLGVKEQKTGLVAETKRRNQRGPVIESSNGHSTLASFMMTQMVSPQLQVG from the exons ATGTTAATATGGGCAGAAACATATCTAGACCTGGTGCTGGTTCCATCAGGCCTTCTCTTCCTTGGAGTATATCATCTCTACCTCTTGTATAGAATTCTCAAGTATCCCCATTCAACTGCCATAGGATTCGACAATGACAAGAAAAAGATTTGGGTACACAAGATGATGGAG GACATTCCTAGAAACACAGAAATAGCACTTCAAGTGATCTCAAGCAACATATCAGCTGCCACATATCTGGCAGCACTTTCCATTTCTCTGAGTTCACTGATTGGCACCATTGTGGGTAGCAGCACAACAAACAGTCAATCCAAAATTCTGGCGGATGAAATAATCTATGGAGACAGAAGTACTTCAGTTGGGTCTATTAAATACGCAAGCCTTCTGCTCTGTTTTTTAATAGCCTTCATGTCTCAAGTGCAGTGCATTCGTTATTTTACTCATGTCAATTTTCTGATCAGCACTCCAGGTTCCAGTGTGCCTGCACATTATGTAGAGGATGCTGTAATCAGAGGGAGTAATTTCTGGGCACTAGGACTCAGAGCTTATTACTTTGCATTTCCTCTGCTGTTATGGGTATTTGGTCCCATACCCATGTTTAGTTGCTCCTTGGGAATGGTCTGCTTCTTATATTTTCTTGATTCCAAGGATAATCCAATCCCACCATTGGGGGTTAAGGAGCAGAAAACTGGGTTAGTTGCAGAGACTAAGCGAAGAAACCAGAGAGGTCCGGTGATCGAATCTAGCAATGGCCACTCGACACTTGCCAGTTTCATGATGACCCAAATGGTATCGCCACAGTTGCAGGTGGGGTAG